A region of Microscilla marina ATCC 23134 DNA encodes the following proteins:
- a CDS encoding diacylglycerol/polyprenol kinase family protein encodes MNTIYLAIAYLVLFASAEFFYHRLKTRAEITRKYVHIVTGLLTMLFPPLIQNHWLVLLLCSSFLIILLASLYFKLLPSINAVERTTRGSILYPVIVYCCYLMYLSQDQFIFYYIPILILTLCDPMAALVGKHFPRGKYITFGHCKTLSGSAGFFAAAVITSLCLVVGLEQMTLTKTLIITVSVAMVTTIAEALSHKGYDNLTIPFSALAMLMLINHYL; translated from the coding sequence TTGAACACTATTTATTTGGCTATAGCTTATTTAGTGCTGTTTGCCAGTGCAGAGTTTTTCTATCATCGCCTGAAAACAAGGGCAGAGATTACGCGCAAGTATGTACACATTGTCACTGGTTTGCTCACGATGCTATTCCCTCCTTTGATTCAAAATCATTGGTTGGTATTGTTACTTTGTAGCAGTTTTCTCATCATTTTACTCGCCTCTTTGTATTTCAAACTATTGCCTTCTATCAATGCAGTAGAGCGCACCACCAGAGGTAGTATCTTGTATCCTGTGATTGTGTATTGTTGTTACCTGATGTACCTCAGTCAAGACCAGTTTATATTTTATTACATTCCTATATTAATCCTGACCTTGTGCGACCCAATGGCTGCATTGGTAGGCAAACACTTTCCCAGAGGTAAGTACATCACTTTTGGGCATTGTAAAACCTTGAGTGGTTCGGCAGGCTTTTTTGCTGCGGCTGTCATTACCAGCCTTTGCCTTGTAGTTGGGCTAGAGCAAATGACTTTGACCAAAACCTTGATTATCACTGTAAGTGTAGCTATGGTAACTACCATAGCCGAGGCACTGAGCCATAAAGGTTACGACAACTTAACCATTCCTTTTAGTGCATTGGCGATGCTAATGCTGATTAATCACTACTTGTAA